One Solanum pennellii chromosome 10, SPENNV200 genomic region harbors:
- the LOC107001995 gene encoding C2 domain-containing protein At1g63220-like, with the protein MPSGTLEVFLVNAKGLEDQNWLTSMNPYVILTCRTQEKESSVASGEGTNPEWNETFVFTISGDVEEITLRIMDKDTLSSDDFVGEAKIPLREVLREGEVSERAYNVVKDEEYSGEIKLSLTFKSESGSRRGGDEEGYSGRRNKSRNDSRGSDEEEYGGGRRKSRNDSGGSDEEEYGGRRKSRNDSGGSDEEDYGRRRRSSDRRRGSDEDNYGGYRESRDDY; encoded by the exons ATGCCAAGTGGGACGCTTGAAGTTTTTCTTGTAAATGCCAAAGGCCTTGAAGACCAAAATTGGCTCA CTAGTATGAATCCTTATGTGATCCTCACCTGTCGGACTCAAGAGAAGGAAAGTAGTGTTGCATCAG GTGAGGGAACTAATCCTGAGTGGAATGAGACCTTTGTTTTCACCATCAGTGGTGATGTTGAAGAGATCACCCTCAGGATTATGGACAAAGATACTCTTAGTTCAGAtgattttgttggagaagcaAA AATTCCCTTACGTGAAGTGTTGCGTGAAGGAGAGGTGTCTGAACGAGCTTACAATGTTGTAAAAGATGAAGAATATTCTGGAGAGATAAAACTCAGCCTCACCTTCAAATCTGAG TCGGGTTCTCGTAGAGGAGGTGATGAAGAAGGATACAGTGGACGTAGAAATAAGTCACGTAATGACTCCAGAGGATCTGATGAAGAAGAATATGGTGGTGGACGTAGAAAATCGCGTAATGACTCTGGAGGATCTGACGAAGAAGAATATGGTGGACGTAGAAAGTCACGTAATGACTCAGGAGGATCTGATGAAGAAGATTATGGTAGACGTAGACGATCAAGTGATCGTCGTAGAGGAAGTGATGAAGACAACTATGGTGGATATAGAGAATCACGTGATGACTACTAA
- the LOC107002157 gene encoding agamous-like MADS-box protein AGL29, producing the protein MEYKKTAGRQKISLAKIENESALLTTFSKRRSGLYKKSCELVRECDVDLGIVMSSPKGIPYSFSRPTSTVVIDRFINPTANLSSSDRLVAAEARKKVSQFNDILNELDEREKIANEKLDRINEARDLGWWESIDQLNVHDVMKLEAWLISGEFKLNEHLEQQNGASSSSQIPSDDAIISPNVF; encoded by the coding sequence ATGGAGTATAAGAAGACAGCAGGACGCCAAAAAATTTCATTGGCGAAAATAGAGAATGAATCTGCTCTACTCACCACATTCTCTAAACGACGTTCTGGCTTATACAAAAAATCTTGTGAACTTGTTAGAGAATGTGATGTAGATCTTGGAATTGTTATGTCTTCACCGAAAGGTATACCTTATTCCTTTAGTCGTCCAACCTCTACTGTGGTCATTGACCGTTTTATAAATCCTACAGCAAATTTAAGTTCAAGTGACCGCCTTGTTGCTGCAGAAGCACGCAAAAAAGTAAGTCAATTTAATGATATTCTAAACGAATTGGACGAAAGAGAAAAAATTGCAAATGAAAAATTAGATCGAATCAATGAGGCTAGAGATCTAGGTTGGTGGGAGTCCATAGATCAATTGAATGTACATGATGTAATGAAGTTGGAAGCATGGCTGATATCTGGTGAATTTAAATTGAACGAACATTTGGAGCAGCAAAATGGAGCTTCATCCTCCTCACAGATTCCATCAGATGATGCAATTATTTCACCAAATGTCTTCTAG